The Cryptococcus gattii WM276 chromosome D, complete sequence region AAGGATACGAAGCAGCTGGTCGATGGATTTGATGTTGGTCTCGAGCTGCTGTTGTGATTCAGCTGCGATAGCATGGCCAAGTAACGTCGCGAGTCTCTCCAATCCTGCAGCAAGTATCTAAAGAAGCACATCAGtatcttccttttccccttgtacttttttttttcttctttttaCCGGACAAGGACTCACTTCTTGGGTCACCATCGAATCAACTCCTCTAAACACCTCGCATAATAAATCCGTATCATCTGCAGTCGTCTCTCGATCCAGAGTAGCATGCACTAATTGATTCAGCGTCTGCTTGGCCTCTGCCACATTCTGACCCTCTGCAATCCTCATTGTCAACGCTTTGAACTCTACACGCATCTCGAGGACGACTCGCGTCCAACGCCAAGCGCTGAATCGAGCAGACGTATCGAAATTCGGCAGACCTTGTTTAGGCGATGGTTCtaaaataaaataaaaaatCATACCAGTCAGTTTGACCAACCACGATCAGATGGGCCATGATTGAACTTAACTTACGGGTAGGTTTCTCTGACATGATACGCTTGAGCACATCAatcatctttccctccaACCCTTGATCCATCCCCGGCCCACTCCATTCCCTTGCCAGGAAGGCATCTTTCAGCAGATTGAGGTTTCTGAATGCCGCCGTCTTGAACTCTGCCGTCATCGCCAGATTCCTCAAAATCGCATCGATCCTCTGAGAGATCTGATCAGGCAAAAGCTTGCTCTGCTCAAATACTACCAACAAGGGTAAATGCTGGATGAGAATACCCACGGAAAGTCTCTGCAGCACCGGCTGGCGTGAAGCTTGGACAATTAACGATTCTTTCAGAGACACAGGTGGAAAGTCGGGGATGAGCGGAGGTGAAATGAGGAGCTGTGCGATGATGTTGACGGTAGAGGTGATTGCTTGGATCTGCTTTGACGAAAGGCGTTTACGGGGCGGAAGGGCGAATGGAGAAGCGTGTTTCCAAATCGGAAAGACGGCTTTTTCTAGTAACACCCACGTGGAGAGGAAGCGATGAGagacgaggaagagcaagagGCGGATTAGGACACCGCTTGAGCGTTTGCCAAACGTTTCGACCAAGCTGACAGCAGAAAGGTTTTCGAGCCACGAGGTGACCGCATCATCCAACGTGTCGCCATGCTGACCCAAGACAGCAGACAAGTGAGTCGAAATGGCATGGTATAGAAACGGTTTTTGCTCAGTGTTTGCCTTTTGCACCACATCGAGAATTAACATCCACCATTTCAATGACCAGCTTGAAAAGCTGCCACATTGGCGGAAGAGTGCGGGGGCAACAGAAATGGCTTTACTTTCTTTACCCGTGGTCAGAATATGGGGCAAGACTTCAAAAATATCCACCAGCTTGATACCTCCTGGAGGTGTCGTTGACTACATACTCGCTCTTTAGCTCTGGCTTTTTTGAGTAACTTTTTGATATGACTACTCACTTTGTCGATACTGGTTTGTAGTTGCTCCacctcatcctcgtcatcgGGGGTCAATCTCTTTTTCTGGGCAAGTACTCTCAACAACTGCATCAACCTCGGGTGctcctttccttttctctccaGTACATGATGTCGATCAAGCAACTTGTCACCCAACCGGGGCCATAAATCCATCGCCGTCCATACATCAGCATCGCGCTTGATGATATCCAATATAACATCAAGTatctcatcatcctctgCTTCTTGCAGCGCTCGGATCATGAACTAAGAGGTGACGACTGGTAAGCTACAAGGCAAAGAAGAGTGGGGGTGGTGGCCAAAGCAAAAGACTTACATCAGCGATTGTGGCGTAACCGTGACTTTGCCTGAAGACCTGTGTCACACGTGCAAACGTCGATGCGTCCATTGCCGGTCTCTTGCCATCACTTTTAAGCATCGCTCCTGCATGGGCAGCGATGGAAAATCTAGCATAGACGTAGAGGTAACGAGTCAATTGTGAAGATGTGGGAATTTCGTAATGGACCATTGTTTTGAGAGCTTCGCTTTGCCCATGCGACTCTACAATGTAATAATATCAGCAAAAAATCCAAACCCCCCCACCATCCCCCCCCCGGGGCATCCGGACTGGGAACTCACTCAAGCCATACACTTCCGGCACATACTCCTTGACTCTTTCCTCAAACGCTGCCAACACACCTTGCTCTTCCAActcatctcttctccttaCTTCCAAATCATCCCCACTCAGTGCAATCCTCCTCTGCTGGAAAAGATCCTTGGCCATGACAAAGATTGGCATCGACTCGAGTAACGCCAAGTGATGCGACCTCTTATCGGACGGTGAACGGAGATTTCTGGCCGTTTGACCGTTTGCGATAAGTGTCTGGAGGTATCGGCCGTACGAAAACATGCCTCGCCGCGTCAACTCGCCAATCGTGATGCCAATCGCGCGCACATTGTCTTGGTTTCTCGCTGCAGGCGCCGTATCCAGCCATTTGTACACCACTTCAAATAAATCGATATGTTGTCTTTGCTTTGCATGTGACGCCGCCGCTTGCTGGTGTTCTTCCTGCTGCTCATGCCAATGTTTAAGCAAGGTATATACCGCATAAGGTCGATGAGCCCCGAGTTGGTACAGACCCATGGACCAGTTGAGAAGGGTGAATACTTTTTCTTCAAATTTGACAAGATCGACAGGCGAGCAAGTGGGTGATGCAGCGCCGTCAAAGAACATGAATGTGAGTTGACGCATATCGGTGTCTTCGCAGATGGAATCGAGTTTCTGGCGAACAAGTATATAAGTTTAGGTTTTTTCCCCACTAAAACAAAGAGAGCACGGCTGGTTTTACGACTTACTTGAATCTCTGCCATGTGCTGTCGCCGAGGATTCGAGCTGCCGGCACTAACAGTCGGTTTGAATGTGAGAGCTTCATTACGGCGCTTTAGGTTCTCCCACTGAGGCGAGGAGCTCGGGAGGATAGCGGCGAGAAGGGGAGAATGCAGCTTCCATGTCGAGGGGCTCAACAAGACATCCGGGTTGGCCTCGTACAACACCTATTTCATTTTTTGGGGAGTTATCAGCTAAGGAGGCTTTCGGCATTTTTGGTCTTGGACCTTGATCTTACCTGGATGATAGTGGTCAACATGGTTTCCACCTTTTGCAGCAACTCCTTGCCCGGGGAATTTCTGACTTCTACCAACTTGTCACATGCCGCTCTCAGGCAATGTCTTGCGCTTCCAAGATGATGCACCAGATCATCCAAGTACTCCCCAATGAGCTGCGCAAGGAAGCCCAATTGAGCGAGGTTGACGTGTGTAAGATGATCGGCGAGCCAGCCTGTAAACAGCCGGGTCGATATCAAGTGTTTGGTATGTAATGCACGGAGAAGACGGGTGCTGCATTTCATGTCAGCTAGAAATAAAAAAAATTAAAAAAAAGTAAGAGCCTTGTGCTGACCTGTAATCCCACTTGGCCAACCATTTTGCTCGGGCTTTTTCATCTTGCAAAATCCCGCTCCCGGCTTTCGCCACGGGCAACTTGCCTGCTACTTTTACCGTATTGGGAAGAGCCAGCTGGCCAAGCTGGATACGTAACCAGGAAATGACAGTGTTGGTAAACTCTTGCGAGTACCAGTCGTTGCTGGACACTGGCAGGGCGGGAGTGGCGGTGACGGTGGTTGTCGAGCTCGGGGTCGCTGCAGCAGGTGAAGGTGCAGGGACCGATGTAGCTGTCTGGTGCTGTCTCGCGCGGTGTGCAGCGATATCATTGGAACCGATGACTCGTATAAGCCATATAGCTCTATCTATCGGAATGGGGTCCATGGGAGCAAGGTTGGGCGGTGGCTGGCGGACAGTGGCCAGCGGTGAGAACATGACGTCGAGAAGTTCAACGCCTTTGAAGCCATGCGGAATCTGGTTTCGCATGAGCCAGTGCAGCGGGATATCTGGGTTACCAAGATCGGCAAGGAAGCCTAGTCGTTTGTTGTCGGTGTAGATGACTCGTCCTGGTATCCGAAACGATCGTTCCCTATTGGCACACGTCAGCTACCATGATGCACATGAGCATGCAAACATACTGGAACTGCGGCATAGATTCCTCTTGCTTCTCGACAAGGTCCTTGCCCAGCTGCATGAGCATATTGAGACATCCGCCAGACAGATGCTGGTGTATAGGTCCATGCATCGAGAACGTCTCGGCCTGTGGACATATAAGCGCTCTGCATACCCAGCTGGCACAGCGTACGCACCACCTCGGAGACGAATGGCTTGCCAGCGAAGCCGCTCTTGACGTTTTCCTCTGTGAGCACATCCTCTGGCTGGTCGAAGCCGGGTCTGGAGGGATAGAAGTCGGGATATCCTGCCACGCTGTAAGCTCGATCCCATGCATAGCTGGCCGTACTTGCCAAAGTCGACGCGGTTATGGAGGACGGTCCTCCAGGCCGGCGGGCCAAAGTTCTCCACCTTTGCAGGGGGGGGAGGCGGGGGGTGTGGTTTGTGGGGGAGCTTCGTGGGCTGGCTCCTGGGCTGCTGCTTCGCTGGGTGGGGGGGGGCGTACGGGTTGATCCCCGCCGGGTGTCGCTGCGTGACCGGCATAATTCTACACGGGGCGgaggggggagggggggaGTAGAGAGTGTAATAACAGTGATATAGTGCCGCTCCCCGGTGCGACTTGCTTCCGTCGGAGAACAGCCGGCAACGCACAACGAATTCACGCTCGCCTCTCCAGACATCTCCATATCACACACTTTTATCATACATCCCATATCCACATCCCATATCCACACATATCCTGCGCCCACCCACATCCTCGTCTGCACCCACCCACAATGTCAGTCCCATGGCGAAAGCACACCACACACCCACCCACTCCCCCCTCATACCCCTCGTCCTTCGGCACCGCCGACTCAGATATCGACTCGGGCAGCGACAGCGGCGACACGGACGCAGAGCTCGACGCCATGGTCCAGGAGGAGTGGGAAGAGTCATTGAGGCAGATGGAAGTCGTCATCTCCATCATCGTCATTCCGTACTTTGGAAAGTGGTTCGGCAGACAGTGGGCGTTCTGGGGTACGTCTTCGTCGTTGTCAAGCAGCGCCATGATCGAGTTGTCTGACTATCACTGAATAGCGTATGAAAGATATCAACGAATCGGTCTCGGTCGAACATTCTTCGGCCTCTCATAGCATGTAACGCAAATGACACGATGTAAAAGCTTAAAAGAAAAATGTACCATCCTAACATGCACTATCTTCTTCTATTAATACTCTCCACTATCCTAACCAACGCCCCCTTTTCAGGCCGGAACCCTCTCTGCCGCATCTCCCGCATAATctcttcaatctccttccttctaTCCATCTGCACCAACTTGGTCAACACGATGAGGTACGAATCACTATTCGGAACCACCCCATCATGAAGCATCCGCCTCCAGAGCTTCATCACCGTCTCCACATCCGCATCCCCACCATGCGAATCTATACTCCCTGCAGCTTGCTTGAGGAGCATATTATACCCCACCCTATGCATCTTGATCCCGAGCCTGTTCATTCTCGCCAGCGCCTCCCACCCATCCGCCTCCCATCCCCCTCTAAAGTACCCCGACGCCAGCGCCGTCCAGGTGACTTCATTCGTCTGCATATTTTTCTGATGCATAAGCTTCAGCATCTCCTCTGCATGTTCCAGTCCGACACGCGTGCCCGGTTTCGCAAGGTCCGCGATAAGCATCGAACACATTCGTTCGTTTGGGACGATCCCTTGCTTCTGCATAGCGTCCATCGCACCTTTTGCCAAATCTAGCCGTCTTGCACGGAGCAGACCTTGCACCAAGGTCGTGTATGTCACCACATCAGGCTCGAGTCCGAGTTCCCCAGCCTTGCTGAATAGGGCGGACATGGCTTCGATATTGGCTTCGCGGGCGTAGTGCCGGAGGACAGTGTTGATGGTGATAAGGTTACATGGTATCGCTGAGTCTGGGCGAGACGCTTGGGAAAAGAGGTCGAGAGCGAGAGGAGGGCCTCCGGTAGGGATGAGTAGGCAGGCAGAGATCATTTGGTTGAGTGCGTGGATGGGCGGGAAGGGGGCTTTGGATGCTGTTCCGTTTTGTTTTCAGTAAAACAGCAacccaaaaaaaaaaaaaaaaaaaaaaaaaaaagaaaaacTCACAGAGACGTTCTTCTTGAAGATACATTCTTCTACACTCATCATCTCTCACCAACTCATTCCACGCTTGCTGCAGCCCATGTAAATCTCCCAACCTGCCCAATCCCTCAATGTACATCAGGTACATTTTCAAATCCCTCTCCCCCGTCTCTTTCCACGTCGCTTTCAAATTCTCCAACGCATTCTCGCCTGCATCTCGTCTTTCATCCATATCAAGCGACATGACCTCATGCCCTGCCCTCAGTCCGGCATTATCATCCGGTCTAACACGGAGGAATATAAGAGTGTACGCTATCGTACGCGGTAAGGGCCGAGGACACTTGGCCAACACTTGGGCTGCATACGTGTAGAAAGATTTTGGAGGCGGGTGGACTATCGTACCTGATGATGATCTGGCGAAAGGCCGTTTAAACGCAAGGAGAAATGAAGCGAGCACGGGGAATCGTACGTCTGGTGAAGGATCGAGAATCCCAACTTGGCCGCTGCCATCGCCATGTTGTACTCCCGCGCCATCGCCATCACGCATACCAGCTTGGACGCGGCCCCAGAGATTCATAATCCCCGACCAATCTCCCCTACTGCGCATACTCATCAGTTCAGTATCGAGCGCATCCTTGGACCTCGGTATCCGATCGGCAATCGCTTCAGACTTGCCTAGAAGCGtctcaatctccttcttgtAAGAATCGACTGTTTCTCCAGCAGGAATCACTTTGGAGAGGTACGCTTCTATCGACGCTTGTGGAGGCCAGACGTAGACGCAGTTCTCCCCGACGGGGACCCTCGATGGATCACCATCCTTGGATCGCAACACCACCCACGCTGCAACAATAGGCGCCTGCAATACAGGTGTGGCCCCATTATTCGCCAGCCGCTTTAACACGGATTCCAGCATATCCCGCAACATCCGCCATTTCTCCCTTTCATCCTCGTTCAAGTCCGCGTGATGACGATAACGACTAGCTTCAAGCATCAGCCCCCACGCAAACACTTCAGCCACATGCTGGACGTCTGGCCCTACAAACAGCAAATCCACAGCTACTTTGCCATAGCAGTGACCTAGCAGTACCAGCGCTTGCCGTCTTTCTTCATCCGTCGCATCGGCTTGTTGTAATATAGGAGCAACAATGTGCGGGATCGTCTTGGTATGTGAGTCGAGAAGTGGACGGATATTTCGGCGGAAAACAAGCGGGTAGGCCGCATGGAGGGCTTGACGAGCGTCGATGGTTGTAGTTGGGTTATGAAAAATAGTTTGGAATTGAGCGCGAAGCAACGAGTCTGCTACTTTGGCTTTTGGCTAAACGTTTAAACGTTTGCAAatgaagagagagaaaacGAATACCATGAGTTGGTGGATCATAAAAGTAAGACGGATTTCGTAAGAGACTTACCGCAGCTTTTGCCGGTTTCAGCGATGTCGGAGCAAACTCTGATGACCTCGCCTGCCTTGAAGAAGGGCCGTGGTTATACTGTCTGGCGTGGATATCCCTAAACACCAAACAGGCAGGACAGAGCTTTCGTCCGCTCGATATCCTCGCTGCCTGTCCCAAGCTTCTTACAGCTCTCACTCCAAACCCAGAGGCCATGTATATGCACGCGTGACCCTTTTTGAGTTGTTTTGCAAGGTCCCCAAGTTCGGCCTGTTGTATGAGATAGATTGGTTTATGAAAAGGTAAATCCGGCAGGGAAATGATTCAGTTGAAGAATGATAACAGTTGGTTGGGTTACTGGAAATTTAGAATTGATCCCGCTCCCTGTCTAATCCTCTGGCGTCACGCAGTTGTTCATCCACTGCCTAATAATACCAAAACATCCATTTATTATCCTTCTTGCGCCgccaaaagaaaaagaaaagcGCAATGCCCCCCAAGCAGCCCAAAACACGATACTTCAAGGGCAAAGCCCCCACTGCACTCTCCGAATCCGAGTCCGACTCTGAAGCCGAGGAGGAAGTAGATGTCAAGCCGACGTACAAGCAGCGCCAAAAACAGAGACTCGAGGAAGAACGTAACCTCGTCGCGGGCGGAGCTGGGCGGGTCATCACAGATGTGAAGGAGATTGTGAGAGAAGGAGCAAAGGCAAAGATGGGAGGtgggatgaagatggatTTGGGGAATGTGCAGGTTGGGAGGAAAGTGGGTGATGGAGGTGTGAAGGGTATGTTTTCTGGGGAAACCTGGCTGTTTCCCCCACGGAGGAGAACACGAGCTGATGGAATTTttactttttttttagAGGAATCTtcagaagaggaagagagtgaagaagaggaagagccTGCTGCGCCGACCGCAAAGGccgatgaagaagagtctAGCGAGTATGAAACGGACTCTGAAGAGGAatcggaagaagaggtcAAGAAACCCATATTTCGACCTGTTTTCGTCCCAAAGTAAGTCTCAACTATCTTGTTCATAGAATGGTTTTTCCCAACAACCTCCTATTAGGAATGCTCGAAACATGACTGCAGAAAAAGCCGCCGCagaagctgaagaagcACGAAAGCgtgaagaagaggctgAGGAACAACGTAAACTTGATTCTAAAGAACTCGCAGGGGAGAGTATTCGTCGTGAACTCGCAGAAAGTGCATTGTTTTTCTCCACCTCGCATTTCTCTTCCCACTGACCATGTTTTTGTGTGTGTGAACAGAGGAAGCAGCCGAGATTGTCCCTGAAGTTGACGACACCGACGGTCTCGACGTCGAAGCCGAATTCGAAGCATGGCGTGCCCGTGAACTCGCCCGACTATTGCGTGAAAAGCAAGCCCAAGCGGCcaaggatgaagagaaagaagagattgagagGAGACGAGCTATGCCAGAGGAGCAAAGGCTCAAAGAGGATATGGAATTTGCAGCCAGGAcgagggagaaggagaagggcCAAATGGGGTTCTTGCAAAAGTATTACCACAAGGGTGCATTCCATCAGGTCAGTCTTTGAcgaaagaaaaaaaagagcTGTAAATTTGCTGATGGGCTGCGCGAAATAGGACGACAATCTGCTCAACAGAGATTATACAGGAGCGACGGAAAGCGCGGTGGACATGACCCTGTTACCCAAGGTGATGCAAGTGCGAGACTTTGGAAAAGCTTCACGAACGAAATATACCCATTTGGCGGACCAGGATACCTCTCAAGGTGGATGGGGAGCGGCTTTGAGGCTACCACCAGGAGCGCAGACTACAGGTGAAGGGTGCTGGAACTGTGGTGGTCCTCATCTCAGAAAAGGTCAGTCTTGGTTAATATGTCATTTATATGTGTGAGCCGCAAGTGGTTGATGGTTTATTCTGTTTGTATAGATTGTCCCAACAACAATGTCAACGACCCAAATCTCATTGGCGGTATGGTTATTCCCGGTGTATCTGGTGCTGGTGTTGGTGCAAGCGGTGCGAACACTTCGGCGCTTGGATCAGGGTCGAGGACCTGGGGGAGTGGGCGTGGTGATCGCGATGGGAGAGACAGGGGTTATTCGGATAGAGTTAGGGATAGGGATGATGGTAGACGGCGAGATGAAGGGAGGGAGAAGCGGTACGATGGTAAGCGGCAAGGGGAGAGGGACGATCGTAGGAGGGATCGAGATAGGGATTATGGGAGGGACAAAGATAgagaaagggagaaggagagggacAGAGATAGAGACAGAGACAGAGATTACGGGAGGGACAGCGATCGATATGACCGTGAACGAGATTATGCCCGAGACAGAGATAGGCGACGCGATAGTCCTGGCCGCAAAAGAGAGCGTGATGATCGAGACAGAGATTATGAACGAGGTGAGAAGCGAAGGAGAGACGAGAgagatggggatggggagagagaaaaggagagaagggaCGGACGAGACAGGGACAGATTGCGATACGACTAGCGCAGCATGTAACGCGAGCAAATTGTCATACATTGTACGGTATTTCATCAATGCATACGGATCCCAGCCGTTGTATTGCACATCTACAAGATTATCTAAGCCTTTTTCGCCTGGGCGGCAAGGTACACTGCTTCGTTCAAACCGGCCCTATTCCTGGCAATCTGCGGGTTTGTCAGCTTTCACGCTTGTCTGCTTCGCTTTTATGCGGGATTAACCTACCTCGATCGCGAAAAACTGCACACGGGTGACAAGTATAGAGTTATCCTGAGTGTAGAGTTCGTCTGATCGTCGTCGGACAAGGGTACCAAAGTTGTAGTCTGTCACTCGCTTCTCATACTAAACATCGGTTAGTTGGTAACAAAGGAGGTTGGAAGAGAATGGGCGGACATACAGGCAAGATGAACCTCCTCCATCGCTCTTTGCCCTTCACAGACTTCATTTCATCCTCGTTCAGTTCTCGCAAATTTTCCTCAAACTTGAATTCGGGGAACTCGTCGAGCAAGTTAGTGTAAAGTTCGTCGTCGATACTGGAAAGTCTATATGTCAGCATCTTATTACTGTAAAAAGCGGTGGAAGGCCATTTGTCGACAAAACAGTGGAGGCTTACGGTGTAAACTTGATGAGCTTGGGAGGGATAGTCTGGAGCATTTTTTCGTACGCCTTGACAAGTGTGTCAGCTTGTGGTTGACAAGAGTATGAGATGTACCCACTTCGAGGTGTTCGACAGTCTTGACTGCGAACTGCATCTCGATTTCCTCTGCGTTACCGGCGGTATTGGCGTCAAATGGTTCAGCCATTGTGTCTAGGTTGGTGAAATTGGGAGGGAAAGTTGGTTTTTATAGGGACTTTTGTAGAATGATGGGCAAGCAATCGCAGATACCTTTTTTCTTGAATCGTCTGTCAAAGTCTTCACGGTGCGAGAATGTCCCACAGAGAATCTCTCATCGTCATGGGCACGTGGTCAGCACGTGGAGAAGGTTTAAATCACGTGACTCCGAAGCCACGTGGATCGTTTGTTGTGACGATTGATTTCCCTGTATGCCCACGCTGCATCTCCTACTCCCCAAACATCTTCCcttatttttatttttattcCTGTGCGCTGCGGCTGTATCTCTATGCTCAGCTTATAGCCCACTATGTCACATATCCAGGTACCATTCCCGGACGCATCCCCCCTCCCAAGCCCCACCGCCCTCTCAACAGCTTCCTCAGACGATGTCTATCCTGCCATCAGCTATCCGGATCATGGCGGCGAGAGCACCAACAACACTCCCAGAGCCAGCTCAGGCAATATATCATCGCAACCTTCAAGGGAAGTTTCCTCAAGCTCATCCGCCCTGCGAGATACTCTTCTTCCTATCCAACCTATGCCAGACTCTTTACTACTCAAGCACACTCTTTCAGCTCTCGATGCATCAGCCACAACTCTCAAACGTTTCTCAAAATCAGTTCTAGCTTATGCCGCCGTTGTGCATACTCTATCCGAGCAGCTTGAGAAAGCCGAAGATGACTTATTTGGTGCTGTCGGCGAATTAGGACGGTGGCTGGAGACGGGATACGGTGTGCAAACAGATAGACAGAAAAGCGGTGTGTGGGATCAAGACGGAATTAGGAAAGTGAACCGAGAAAAGCGAcggagagaaagagaagagatggatgtAAGGGTTGAGCGGGGTCTGAAAGACGTGAAGGCTCATCTGAAAAGGCGGGGTCTCgctggtggtggtgctCAAACCAAGTACGAGGTGGGTTGATTTGCTCTTGATGGCTTTCGGCAGTTAACACAAAGTAGTCATCAGCCAAGCAATTCTACCATGCCACAGGCGCCTATCTCGCCCCACAATCGCCTACTCTTCCTTCACATACTCAACAAACCTCTGGATCTTTGATCCATACATCTGGCAATCTTCAGCCTGCTCATGATATGGCTCAGGCTGTGCGACTGGCCCAGTGGGACCTCACTCGGTATACACACCATTCTGCTCTACTATCTGCTGTCCCACCCAGCTCAGAAGAGTGTCTTAACCTCCTTGTCGGGCTTTACGGCTGGGTTGCCAGTATGTTGAACGAGCAGCCTGGCGTAGTTGAGGGGATGGACCAAGATGCGATGGCTGCTATACAGCAGTCATCACATGTACGGCCCCATCAGCGTCGCAGACCGTCTACATCTGCCCAAACTAATCAACAATTGAAGTCTACACTTTCCTCTTGCTTATCACAACTGTCGAGCACCCGAGCTAGATTGCTCTTAGCATGGGCTCGAAGGGATGACCAGACTCGACTCTTGCAAGAGGCCGCTGCAAGACGACAGATCGAATATGAATCGGCATGCATTGATGAGCCATCCAGCATCAAACTGGGTGAAGGGCTTGGACTGGGGAATATCGGCAGTGGAAATGCGATGGCCAGTGTTTCCTCTTCTGGAGTGGAGCACAAGAAGCTAAAGAAGCACAAGTTTGGTCGATCTATGGGTCGCCTAAAAGAtttcctttctccttctAGTAACTCTCACTCTGTCTCCACCATTTCTCCAGTACCCGAAAGACCTTCTAGAGCCAGTTTTGATGGCCTCATGCGAAGTGGCAGGCGGAACGAGGGGATTACTCGAATATCTACAACAGGCATTGTCAAGCTGCCTACGCACTCGGAAGTGCTTGATCGACCAATCATCGTCACTTCCCCTACACTCGTCTCCTCTACCGCCGCCTCCACTCCTACACTCATCACTTCTCCTCTGAGCGCGTTAACCACAATCTCACCCACGCCTACCGTCCCATACCCTTCAGGAGCCTCCAGTATGCCTCCTCTCCCACCTCCCAAAGAATATACCCGTCCTTATATGCCAACCCGACACTCTGTCCAAATGCCGAGTGGTGACTATATCTCCCCTTTTATCGCCTCTACTTCGGCATCTGGGTCAAGCGATTATGATGcttctcttcatcttccgTCGCCGTTTGAAAGCAGTCCTGACTTGCATCTCAGTGTTGGCGCAGGTGATAAAGTGAGACACAGCATGGACAGCTCTCGACCCGTAAGCGGCATCGGCTATTCACGCACCAGCCCTAACCCAAGTATGGCCTCCATCTCTCCGCACCCTATGCCCAACATTGGTCTTGGGCACCCGACTGCAGCTGCTATCCCTGGCACAATAGGTATGGGTGTTGGTGGTGTGGGCGGGCTAGGTGCAG contains the following coding sequences:
- a CDS encoding uncharacterized protein (Similar to TIGR gene model, INSD accession AAW45991.1) — encoded protein: MASGFGVRAVRSLGQAARISSGRKLCPACLVFRDIHARQYNHGPSSRQARSSEFAPTSLKPAKAAPKAKVADSLLRAQFQTIFHNPTTTIDARQALHAAYPLVFRRNIRPLLDSHTKTIPHIVAPILQQADATDEERRQALVLLGHCYGKVAVDLLFVGPDVQHVAEVFAWGLMLEASRYRHHADLNEDEREKWRMLRDMLESVLKRLANNGATPVLQAPIVAAWVVLRSKDGDPSRVPVGENCVYVWPPQASIEAYLSKVIPAGETVDSYKKEIETLLGKSEAIADRIPRSKDALDTELMSMRSRGDWSGIMNLWGRVQAGMRDGDGAGVQHGDGSGQVGILDPSPDVRFPVLASFLLAFKRPFARSSSGTIVHPPPKSFYTYAAQVLAKCPRPLPRTIAYTLIFLRVRPDDNAGLRAGHEVMSLDMDERRDAGENALENLKATWKETGERDLKMYLMYIEGLGRLGDLHGLQQAWNELVRDDECRRMYLQEERLSSKAPFPPIHALNQMISACLLIPTGGPPLALDLFSQASRPDSAIPCNLITINTVLRHYAREANIEAMSALFSKAGELGLEPDVVTYTTLVQGLLRARRLDLAKGAMDAMQKQGIVPNERMCSMLIADLAKPGTRVGLEHAEEMLKLMHQKNMQTNEVTWTALASGYFRGGWEADGWEALARMNRLGIKMHRVGYNMLLKQAAGSIDSHGGDADVETVMKLWRRMLHDGVVPNSDSYLIVLTKLVQMDRRKEIEEIMREMRQRGFRPEKGALVRIVESINRRR
- a CDS encoding uncharacterized protein (Similar to TIGR gene model, INSD accession AAW45990.1) encodes the protein MPPKQPKTRYFKGKAPTALSESESDSEAEEEVDVKPTYKQRQKQRLEEERNLVAGGAGRVITDVKEIVREGAKAKMGGGMKMDLGNVQVGRKVGDGGVKEESSEEEESEEEEEPAAPTAKADEEESSEYETDSEEESEEEVKKPIFRPVFVPKNARNMTAEKAAAEAEEARKREEEAEEQRKLDSKELAGESIRRELAEKEAAEIVPEVDDTDGLDVEAEFEAWRARELARLLREKQAQAAKDEEKEEIERRRAMPEEQRLKEDMEFAARTREKEKGQMGFLQKYYHKGAFHQKRSVLVNMSFICVSRKWLMVYSVCIDCPNNNVNDPNLIGGMVIPGVSGAGVGASGANTSALGSGSRTWGSGRGDRDGRDRGYSDRVRDRDDGRRRDEGREKRYDGKRQGERDDRRRDRDRDYGRDKDREREKERDRDRDRDRDYGRDSDRYDRERDYARDRDRRRDSPGRKRERDDRDRDYERGEKRRRDERDGDGEREKERRDGRDRDRLRYD
- a CDS encoding cytoplasm protein, putative (Similar to TIGR gene model, INSD accession AAW45989.1) codes for the protein MAEPFDANTAGNAEEIEMQFAVKTVEHLEAYEKMLQTIPPKLIKFTPIDDELYTNLLDEFPEFKFEENLRELNEDEMKSVKGKERWRRFILPYEKRVTDYNFGTLVRRRSDELYTQDNSILVTRVQFFAIEIARNRAGLNEAVYLAAQAKKA